The following proteins are encoded in a genomic region of Drosophila bipectinata strain 14024-0381.07 chromosome XL, DbipHiC1v2, whole genome shotgun sequence:
- the LOC108134303 gene encoding myogenesis-regulating glycosidase isoform X3, whose amino-acid sequence MLASDFDSHSVASNQASITSVNSLASLLREKMQAFPQLIRKKKRETKDYKIKIFVIIMFFIIIFLIGYAYVAYHQQLLTKSYFQKIKFNSKDRILRILSHEDKEVISGQLGVTLGYDTAPFHCLEEQRRSDGSVCIEWNGIARLHMNFEDKGVFRCYTLQWQALTPGLLPTDCYELKRDNGLWFGGGVTKGQEWSLSYANFDFAPYASGDSQVHQFGNGVKRYFINSIGVAMQVSEKTPLQLGVNRTENRFCLRAANDEFTFVNRLTPLPQLDYRICTTEDMRSLHMLMTQQSLWDGLGEPDMMVLKSLLNEPVWRIPHDSSPDSLNETAICDYSESAIAMGLGHIVINEFWQENIGDFTVDKSRFPTLKDTIAVLHRRGFKVVLTIQPFISTDSANFKDAVRRKLLIYERHSERSIPALTRYKSSSSAGVLDITNNDSVPWLLEKLQALRAEYGVERFYLDLGTGYNLPHYYQCRETLDNPDTYARLFTASLEGAGLIAVSTASVVPKPPTFLSTPPVNATWEGLKETLAAVLNYGVIGYPFVLPGVIGGDYLLQRPISKMVSFYSLGQPPLPDQELFIRWLQLATFLPAMQFGHLPSEYRSDLVTRVAQELKETRETVVIDLLMKYLHPSMNEGLPLVRPLWMMDPHDPACLIVSDEFSVGEELIVAPILEPGRETREVYLPQGVWKDGIDNSLRKGSRWMHGYRVPKDKVAFFRKMPDNTRF is encoded by the exons ATGCTCGCCAGCGACTTTGATAGCCACAGTGTGGCCTCCAACCAGGCCTCCATTACCAGTGTCAACTCCCTGGCCAGTTTGCTCCGTGAGAAGATGCAG GCCTTTCCGCAGTTGATTCGCAAAAAGAAACGAGAAACCAAGgactacaaaattaaaatatttgtgaTCATCATGTTcttcattatcatttttctG atCGGTTACGCCTATGTGGCCTACCATCAGCAGCTCCTGACGAAGAGCTACTTCCAGAAGATCAAATTCAACTCGAAGGACCGCATCCTGCGTATCCTGAGCCACGAGGACAAGGAGGTGATCTCCGGGCAGCTGGGCGTGACCCTGGGCTACGACACGGCGCCATTCCACTGCCTGGAGGAGCAGCGGCGGAGCGACGGCAGCGTCTGCATCGAGTGGAACGGCATCGCCCGGCTGCACATGAACTTCGAGGACAAGGGCGTCTTCCGGTGCTATACCCTGCAGTGGCAGGCACTCACGCCGGGCCTTCTGCCCACCGACTGCTACGAGCTGAAGCGGGACAATGGCCTGTGGTTCGGCGGCGGGGTCACCAAGGGCCAGGAGTGGTCACTGAGCTATGCCAACTTTGATTTTGCGCCGTACGCCTCCGGAGACTCGCAGGTGCATCAGTTCGGCAACGGGGTGAAGAGGTACTTCATCAACTCGATCGGGGTGGCGATGCAGGTGAGCGAGAAGACGCCCCTCCAGTTGGGAGTCAACCGAACGGAGAACCGCTTCTGCCTGCGGGCGGCCAACGATGAGTTCACCTTCGTGAACCGACTGACTCCGCTGCCCCAGTTGGATTACCGGATCTGCACCACGGAGGACATGCGTAGTCTGCACATGCTGATGACCCAGCAGAGTCTCTGGGATGGCCTGGGGGAGCCCGACATGATGGTGTTAAAGTCCCTGCTGAACGAGCCCGTTTGGAGGATACCCCACGACTCGTCGCCGGACTCCCTGAACGAGACGGCGATTTGTGATTACTCGGAGAGCGCCATTGCCATGGGTCTGGGCCACATCGTGATCAACGAGTTCTGGCAGGAGAATATCGGAGACTTTACGGTGGACAAGTCGCGGTTTCCCACGCTCAAGGATACCATTGCCGTCCTGCACAGGCGCGGCTTCAAGGTGGTCCTCACCATTCAGCCGTTCATCAGCACCGACAGCGCCAACTTCAAGGACGCCGTGCGTCGCAAGCTCCTCATCTACGAACGCCACTCGGAGCGCAGTATTCCGGCCCTCACCCGGTACAAGAGCAGCTCCAGTGCCGGTGTCCTGGACATCACCAACAATGACTCGGTGCCGTGGTTGCTGGAGAAGCTGCAAGCCCTCCGCGCCGAGTACGGAGTGGAGCGATTCTACCTGGATCTGGGAACGGGCTATAATCTACCCCACTACTACCAGTGCCGGGAGACTCTGGACAATCCGGACACCTACGCCCGACTCTTCACCGCCAGCCTGGAGGGCGCCGGGCTGATAGCTGTGTCCACGGCCAGTGTGGTGCCCAAGCCACCCACTTTCCTCAGTACTCCGCCCGTGAACGCCACCTGGGAGGGCTTGAAGGAGACATTAGCCGCCGTTTTGAACTACGGTGTCATTGGGTATCCCTTCGTCCTGCCGGGAGTGATAGGTGGCGACTATTTGCTGCAGCGACCCATCTCCAAAATGGTGTCCTTCTACTCCCTGGGCCAGCCGCCATTGCCCGACCAGGAGCTCTTCATCCGCTGGCTCCAGCTGGCCACCTTCCTACCCGCCATGCAGTTTGGCCACCTGCCCTCCGAGTACCGCAGCGATCTGGTCACCCGGGTGGCCCAGGAACTGAAGGAGACCCGGGAGACCGTGGTGATTGATTTGCTGATGAAGTACCTCCATCCTTCGATGAACGAGGGTCTGCCGCTGGTGCGTCCCCTCTGGATGATGGATCCCCACGATCCCGCCTGTCTCATAGTCAGTGATGAGTTTTCCGTTGGCGAGGAGCTAATAGTGGCTCCCATCTTGGAACCAGGCCGAGAGACGAGAGAGG TGTACTTGCCCCAAGGGGTGTGGAAGGATGGTATTGACAATTCCCTGCGGAAGGGAAGTCGCTGGATGCACGGCTATCGAGTGCCCAAGGATAAGGTGGCCTTCTTCCGCAAAATGCCGGACAATACGAGGTTCTAG